The Synchiropus splendidus isolate RoL2022-P1 chromosome 1, RoL_Sspl_1.0, whole genome shotgun sequence genome includes a window with the following:
- the LOC128767404 gene encoding SLIT and NTRK-like protein 5, producing MHIWILKIILLLASSLRLVEMYDNNGEICRNLCTCEEKEGILTVSCENRGIIRLTEISPVHFSMYHLLLTGNLLKKLSVNDFINYTGVTILHLGNNDIAEIESGAFNGLQGLKRLHLNNNKIDILRDDTFVGLESLEYLQIDYNFITNIEPNTLSKLHHLTVMILNDNLLSFLPPNIFRNVPLTHLDLRGNRLKMFPYVGLLEHMDKVVELQLEENPWNCSCELIALKAWLESIAYTALVGEVVCETPFRLHGRDLDEVSKQELCPRRPPEDSVRPVPPSSTSGYYQTTPVAVTASATSSAVFRSSSRPTKGTRQFNRTRIKPTSRIQGGNAYNYGPIIAFQTKSPVPLDCPTICSCNLQISEIGLNVNCQERKIESISDLKPKPYNPKKMYLTGNYIPVVRRSDFVDATGLDLLHLGNNRITLIHDRAFGDLTNLRRLYLNGNLMDKLTGEMFFGLQNLQYLYLEYNKIKDVGEGTFRYLPNLQLLFLNNNLLKTLPVGIFSSLSLSRLNLRNNQFQNLPVSGVLDELKMLVQIDLFENPWDCSCDIVGMKIWLEQLSAGTVVNEIVCETPKRHAGMDLRSIHSEGLCPDYSDSSVSPTPPTDEPMDERIVTTDAPRKYSTPSSTVPLSVLILSLLLVFIMSVFVAAGLFVVVMKKRKKSQSDRTSTNNSDVSSFNLQYSLYSNRSGPKVKAPAGHVYEYIPHPMGHMCKNPIYRSREGNTVEDYRDLHELKVTYRSTPDQDRESSAMRSPSYSVSTIEPREHPSPVQDADHFFRGILEPDKQSPHQSIPSIPAANLEYKYTGPVSYTYNPNFDVRRQFLHPERIRETVLYGTAPSTVYVEPSRNEYLELKAKLQSEPDYLEVLEKQTTFSQF from the coding sequence ATGCATATCTGGATCCTAAAAATAATCCTTCTTCTTGCATCATCTCTGAGGCTGGTCGAGATGTATGACAATAATGGGGAGATCTGTCGGAACCTGTGTACGTGCGAGGAGAAGGAAGGGATCCTCACCGTGAGCTGTGAGAACCGGGGGATCATCAGACTGACAGAGATCAGCCCTGTCCATTTCTCAATGTACCACCTGCTGTTGACGGGGAACCTGCTGAAAAAGCTCTCCGTGAACGATTTCATCAATTACACCGGGGTGACCATCCTGCACTTGGGGAACAATGATATTGCCGAGATTGAGTCAGGTGCCTTTAACGGACTCCAAGGATTAAAGCGGTTACATCTCAATAACAACAAGATTGATATTCTGAGGGATGACACCTTTGTTGGGCTGGAGAGTTTGGAATACCTACAGATTGACTACAACTTCATTACGAATATAGAACCCAACACGTTGAGCAAACTTCACCATCTGACTGTCATGATTTTAAATGACAATCTGCTGTCTTTCTTGCCGCCAAATATTTTCCGGAATGTCCCCCTTACGCACTTGGACCTGAGAGGGAACCGTTTGAAAATGTTCCCTTACGTCGGCCTGCTGGAGCACATGGACAAGGTGGTGGAATTACAACTGGAGGAGAATCCGTGGAACTGCTCCTGCGAGCTGATAGCTCTGAAGGCTTGGCTGGAGAGCATAGCGTACACCGCTCTGGTGGGCGAGGTCGTCTGCGAGACCCCATTTCGACTCCACGGTAGGGACCTCGATGAAGTGTCGAAGCAGGAGCTATGCCCAAGAAGACCCCCGGAGGACTCGGTGCGACCGGTACCCCCTAGCAGCACCAGTGGATATTACCAGACTACACCTGTTGCTGTCACAGCTTCTGCCACATCGTCGGCAGTGTTTAGGTCTTCCTCAAGACCGACCAAGGGCACGAGGCAATTCAACCGAACTAGAATAAAGCCCACCTCCCGAATACAAGGCGGTAATGCATACAATTACGGTCCCATCATTGCTTTTCAGACCAAGTCTCCTGTGCCTTTGGACTGCCCCACTATCTGCTCATGTAATCTGCAGATATCTGAAATTGGGCTAAATGTCAACTGCCAAGAGAGAAAGATTGAAAGTATTTCTGATCTTAAACCCAAGCCATACAATCCTAAAAAAATGTATCTCACTGGAAATTACATCCCTGTCGTGCGGAGATCAGATTTTGTCGACGCTACTGGATTGGATTTGCTTCACCTGGGGAACAACAGGATAACTCTGATCCATGACAGGGCTTTTGGGGATTTAACCAACTTGCGTAGGCTGTATTTAAATGGTAATCTCATGGACAAGCTAACTGGAGAGATGTTTTTCGGCCTGCAGAACCTGCAGTATCTGTACTTAGAGTACAATAAAATCAAGGACGTCGGGGAGGGCACTTTTCGATACCTTCCgaacctgcagctgctgttccTCAACAATAACCTCCTAAAAACGCTGCCAGTGGGTATATTTTCAAGTCTGTCCCTGTCCAGGCTGAATTTGCGCAACAATCAATTCCAAAACCTCCCGGTTAGTGGCGTTTTAGATGAACTGAAAATGCTGGTTCAGATTGATCTGTTTGAAAACCCCTGGGACTGCTCTTGTGACATCGTTGGAATGAAGATATGGCTGGAGCAGCTAAGTGCAGGGACTGTGGTTAATGAGATTGTGTGTGAGACGCCCAAACGGCACGCAGGGATGGATCTGCGCTCCATTCACTCCGAGGGGCTTTGTCCAGATTACTCCGATTCATCGGTCTCACCGACTCCCCCTACGGACGAGCCAATGGATGAGCGGATTGTCACCACAGATGCTCCACGGAAGTACAGCACTCCTAGCAGCACGGTTCCTCTCTCTGTCCTCAtcctcagcctcctcctggTCTTCATCATGTCTGTGTTCGTGGCTGCCGGGCTGTTTGTTGTGGTCATGAAGAAGCGCAAAAAGTCGCAGAGTGATCGCACAAGCACCAACAATTCAGATGTCAGCTCTTTTAACTTGCAGTACAGCCTCTACAGCAACCGATCTGGTCCCAAAGTGAAGGCTCCAGCTGGCCACGTCTACGAGTATATCCCACATCCCATGGGACACATGTGCAAAAACCCCATCTACAGGTCAAGAGAAGGCAACACAGTTGAGGACTACCGAGACCTTCATGAGCTCAAGGTCACGTACAGGAGTACCCCAGACCAGGACAGGGAAAGCAGTGCCATGAGGAGTCCTTCCTACAGCGTGAGCACGATCGAACCGCGAGAGCACCCCTCTCCAGTCCAGGATGCGGATCATTTCTTTAGGGGCATCCTTGAGCCTGATAAGCAGTCCCCACATCAGTCCATCCCCTCTATCCCTGCAGCAAACCTCGAGTACAAGTACACAGGCCCCGTGTCATACACATACAACCCCAATTTTGATGTCAGACGACAATTCTTGCATCCAGAGAGAATAAGAGAGACTGTGCTTTATGGCACGGCACCCAGTACTGTTTATGTGGAGCCCAGTAGAAATGAATATTTGGAGCTTAAAGCTAAACTGCAGTCTGAGCCTGATTACCTCGAAGTTCTTGAGAAACAGACAACCTTTAGCCAGTTTTGA